The genomic stretch AAGCTCGCCCCACAGACGCGCTTCCGCATGGCTGCCGACGGTTCGTCCGGCCGCACGCAGGGCGGCGAGGGCATCCCGAACATCGACTCGGTCAAGGCGACGATCGCCACGTACTCCGGCGACCCCGGTACCGGCATCGCGAACAAGACGGACAGCCCGTACATCCGCGAGATGCGGTCGATCGTCGCGCGCCAGATCCCCCAGGTCGCCGCCGCCTGCACCGCGGCCGACCGTCGCCACCGCAACCCGGCGATCGTCCTGGACGCCGACGACACGACCCTCTGGACCTACGACATGGAGGTCGCGGACATGCACTTCGTGTTCGACCCGGCCGAGCAGGACGTCTGGGTGCAGGACGAGCGGTTCCCGGCCACGCCCTCGATGACGAACCTGGTGTCCGTCGCCGAGCGCTCCGGCTGCACGGTCATCGGTCTCACCGGACGCAACGAGGCGCAGCAGACCGCCACGATCGACAACCTGCACAGGGTGGGCTTCCCCCAGTTCGCCGCTGAGCAGGACGGACACCGCACCTACTTCACGAAGTGGACCGGCACCGGTACCTCGCAGCAGCCGTCGTACGTGCACTGCGCGACGGCCAAGTGCACGACGATCGAGTACAAGTCGCAGACCCGCGCGTTCATCGAGTCGCGAGCCGGTGGCAGCTACGACATCGTCGCGAACGTCGGTGACCAGTACAGCGACCTGATCGGCGGTTCCGCCGACCGGTCCGTGAAGCTACCGAACCCGACGTACTACCTGCCGTAGCAGGCAGACCCCTGCCCGAGCAGGCAGACGACGGACGGGAGGCCCGTGGCGACCCCGCCACGGGCCTCCCGTCCGTCCGGGTGCGCGCCCGGCGACGGCTCACGCGCCCGTGGTCAGCGGAGGATGCCCAGGCTCCTGGCCTCGGACACCGCGGCCGTGCGTGAACTCACCCCGAGCTTCGAGAACACGTGCACCAGGTGCGACTTCACGGTGGCGTCGGTGATGTGCAGCCGCGCCGCCACGTCGCCGTTCGAGGCGCCACCGGCCACGAGCTGCATGACCTCGATCTCCCGAACGGACAGGCTCACCCGCGGTGCCCGCATCCGCGCCAGCAGACGACCGGCGATCGCCGGTGCGAGGGCGCTCTCGCCGGCGGCAGCGGCCCGGACGGCGGCGAGGAGCTCCTCCGGCGGCGCGTCCTTGAGGAGGTATCCGCTGGCCCCGGCCTCGACCGCGCTCAGGATGTCCCCGTCGCTGTCGTAGTTGGTGAGGACCAGGACGTACGGCGGAGCGTCCGCGGCCCGGATCGCCCGGGTCGCATCGGCTCCGGACCGGCCCGCGCCGAACTGCAGGTCGGTCAGCACGAGGTCGGGGTCGGTGGAGGCGGCGAGGACGACGGCCTCGTCCGCGGTCGCTGCCTCGCCGACGACCTCGATGCCGTCGTCGTTGTCGAGCAGTGCCCGGAGTCCGGCGCGGACGACGGGGTGGTCGTCGGCGATCACGACCCGGATCATGCGGCGCCCCGGTGGACGACCGCGGTGACGGTGGTGCCCCGGCCAGGTGCGCTGTCGACGGTGAGTCCGCCGCCGAGCTGTTCGACGCGCTCGGCCATCGCGCGGAGGCCGAACGAGTCGGAGGTGGCGGTGTCGAGGCCGACGCGGTCCCGGTCGAACCCGACGCCGTCGTCGTGCACCACCAGGGTCGCCTCGGTCGGGGAGAGGGTCAGGCCGATGTCGACGGTCGTGGCGCCGGCGTGCTGCGCGACGTTCGCCACGGCTCCCTGGGCGATGCGCAGCAGGGCGGTCTGGACGTCCATCGTCAGGTCCGCGCCTCCGGTCGGGACGGAGACCTCGATGCGGAGGCCGTCACGTCGCCACTGCTGGCTGAGGCGTCCGAGCGCGGCGGCGAGGCCGGCGTCGAGGGACGGCGGAGCGAGCTCGCGGATGAACCGGCGCGTGTCGGCGAGACCGTCGGCCGCGGTGGACCGGGCGAGGCGGATGTGGTCGATGCCCGGTCGGTCGCCGTCGGCGGCTTCGGCCGCATGCAGCAGCATCTGGATGCTCGAGAGCCCTTGCGCGACGGTGTCGTGGATCTCCCGTGCGAGACGGGCGCGTTCGGTGAGCACCCCCTGCTGCCGTTCGGTCGCCGCGAGCAGGTCCCGGGTCGCCAGCAGCTCCGCGACGAGTGCCTCGCGCTCGGCGGCTTCACGGGCGAGGGCCCGGTAGCCGAGGCCGATGAGCAGCGCGACGCCGGCCCCGACCAGCGGGCCGATCACCCCGCCCACCGTGAAGCCGCCGTGCACGCCGAGCGCGACGATCGCGATCGCGGTCGCGACCACGACGGCCACCGGCCCGACCACCCGGGGCAGGACGTGCAGGTAGAGGAAGAACAGCGGGAAGACCAGGTACGCCGCCTCGGGCACGAGGACGAGCAGTGCGACCCACACCGTCGTCAGCGCCGCGATCCACAGTGCGCCGACCAGGGCTCGGTGCCGGCCCCGGACGGTGGCGACCCGGGCTCCGAGCACGTAGAGCACCGCGAACAGTGCGGCCAGGCCGGACTCCGCCCACACGGTGTCGTCCTGCACGACGACGACCCGGACGACGACGAGCGCGAGCAGCGCGGCGAACAGCACGTGCAGTCCGGTGCGCAGCCCGACGAAGACGGGCGTGAGGGTGCTGTGAGCCATGTCCGTTGCAGCGTACGGCCAGCGGGGACACGGCGGATCAACCAGAAGTCGTACCCGAGGAGTCGACCTCTCGTCGATGGCACCGGACCGGACCCCGGCGAGGCTGGTCGGGACGACGGGGAACGCCCCCGACGTCGGGAAGGAACCATCGTGTTCGTCGCTTGGCGTGACCTCCGGTCCGCCCGTGGCCGCTTCGTGCTGATCGGGTCCGTCGTGGCCCTGATCACCCTGCTGGTCGGGTTCCTCGCCGGGCTGACCGGCGGGCTCGCCACCCAGGACGTGTCCGCCGTCCTCGGGCTCCCCGGGGACCGGCTCGTCCTCCAGCAGCCGGTGGACGGCAAGCCGTCGTTCTCGGAGTCCTCGATCGGCACGTCGACCGTGGCCGCGTGGCGGGACACCGCTGGCGTGGACGGGGTCACCCCGGTCGGGATCGCCCAAGGCCGTGCAACGGGTGCGCGGGGCTCGTCCGCCGTCGCCCTCTTCGGCGTCCCGCACGGCGCCCCGGGGTCCATGACCACCGACCTGGCGCCGACCACCGACGACACGGTCGGGCTGTCCTCCGGCGCCGCGGCCGACCTCCACGTGGGCGTCGGGGACCGCGTCACGATCACCGGCACCACCTACCGGGTCGCCACCGTCGGCGGCGACGCCTGGTACAGCCACACGCCGGTCGTGGCGCTCTCCCCCGACGCCTGGGCGCAGGCCGACCGCCGGCTCGGTGGCGACGGGACCGCCACGGTGCTCGCCGTCTCCGGGACACCGGACTGGGCGGCTGCCGCGGCTCGCACCCACACCGCGGCCGCGTCGCCGCTGATGAGCCTGCCGGCCCTCCAGACCTTCACGTCCGAGGTGGGGTCGCTCGGGCTGATGATCGTCATGCTCTTCGGCGTCTCAGCGCTCGTCGTCGGTGCGTTCTTCACGGTCTGGACCATGCAGCGTTCGGCCGACATCGCCGTCCTCAAGGCGCTTGGAGCCTCGGACGCGTCCCTCGTCCGCGACGCCCTCGGCCAGGCCCTCGTCGTCCTGGTCGTCGGCATCGGTGTCGGGATCGGTCTCGTGTCGGTCCTCGGGGCGCTCGCCGGCGGGGCCCTGCCGTTCCTGCTCAGCCCACTCACCACCGCCCTGCCGGCGAGCGTGATGGTCGTCCTCGGACTCGCCGGCGCCGCCGTCGCGCTCCGCACCGTCACCCGCGCCGACCCCCTCACCGCCCTCGGGAGCAACCGATGATCCGACTCGACGACGTCACCCTCACCTACCCGGACGGCGACTCCCGCACCACCGCCGTCGACCACGTCTCACTGTCAGCGCCGGACGGGGTCGTCACCGGCATCACCGGCCCGTCCGGCTCCGGCAAGTCGTCCCTCCTCGCCGTGGCCGCGACCCTGATCCGACCCGACTCCGGGCACGTGTGGATCGACGACGTCGACGCGGCCGCCCTCACCCGGAACGAGGCCACGGCGCTGCGGCGTACCGAGATCGGGATCGTGTTCCAACAGTCGAACCTCGTGCCCGCCCTCACCGCGCGCGAGCAGCTGCTCGTGATGGCCGAGCTGGGCGGCGACGGACACCGACGTCGTGCCGCGGTCCGCCGCCGTGCCGACGAGTTGCTCGACGCGGTCGGACTCGCCGAGCACGGCGGCAAGCGTCCCGCGCAGCTCTCTGGCGGCCAGAGGCAACGTGTCGCGATCGCCCGGGCGCTGGTGAACGAACCCTCCGTCCTGCTCGTCGACGAGCCGACCAGCGCACTCGACCAGGAGCGGGGCGCGGCGATCATGGCGCTCATCGCGCAGCTCACGCACGAACAGCGCACCGCCACGCTGCTCGTCACCCACGACCTCGGCCACCGCGGCACCCTCGACGGACTCGTCACCCTGGTCGACGGCAGCATCACGGACGTCGCGCAGCCTGCGGTGGCGCCGCTCATGGCGACCGGCGCGCGCTGACACGTCCGGTACGAGCCGGGCGGGCGTCGGACGGGAGGCCCGTGGTCACCGCACCACGGGCCTCCCGTCCGCCTCGCGGCAGAGACGCCGCAGCCGCGGCGGCCGGTCCCGTAAGGACGGGGCCGTCACGACCGACCGTAGGAGCGCAGCCGCAGGCTGTTCGAGACGACCAGCGTGGAGGAGAGCGCCATCGCTGCCGCCGCGATCAGCGGGTTGAGCAGGCCGGCCGCGGCGAGTGGGATCGCCGCGACGTTGTAGCCGAACGCCCAGACCAGGTTGACCCGGATGGTGCGGAGCGTCCTGCGGGAGAGCTGCACGGCGTCGACGACTGCACGGAGGTCTTCGCGGACGATGATGACGTCGGCGGCCTTCATGGCGATGTCGGTGCCCTGGACGACGGCGATGCCGAGGGTCGCGGTGGCGAGCGCCGCGGAGTCGTTGACACCGTCGCCGACCATCGCGACGTGGTGTCCGTCCGCCTGCATCCGTTCGACGTGCCCCGCCTTCTCGTCGGGCAGGACACGGGCGATCACCTCGTCGACACCGACTTCCGCTCCGACGGCCGCGGCGGTGGTCTCCGAGTCTCCGGAGAGCAGGACGGTGCGGAGCCCGAGCGCCCGCAGTTGCGTGACGGCCTCGACGGCGCCGGGCCGGAGCGTGTCCTGCACGGTGAGGACCGCAGCGACCGCACCGTCGACGGCGAGCAGCACCACGGTCGCGCCGGACGCTTCCCGTTCTGCAGCGACGGCAGCAACACGGTCGCTGACGACCACTCCGGTGTCCTCCAGGAGCGCACGCCGGCCGATGACGCAGCGCCGGCCGGCGACGGATCCGGAGGCGCCGAGGCCCGCGTGCGCGACGAAGTCCTCGACGGGCCCCGGTGCGCCGACCCGTGCGGTGGCCGCGGCGGCGACGGCCTTGCCGATCGGGTGTTCGGACGCCGCTTCGAGGGCGCCGGCGGTCGTCAGTGCGGTGTCGGCGTCCGTGCTGAACGTGTCGATGGCGGTGAGGGTCATCCGACCCGTCGTCAGGGTGCCGGTCTTGTCGAACACGACGGTGTCGACTCGTCCGCTCGCCTCGAGGGCGTCGGGGCCCTTGATGAGGACACCGAGCTGGCCGCCGCGGCCGACGCCGACCATGAGCGCCGTGGGCGTGGCGAGCCCGAGCGCGCACGGACAGGCGATGATGAGGACGGCGACGCCGTTGGTGATGGCGGTCGCGACGGGTGCGCCGCTGGTCAGCCAACCGGCGGCGACGAGGACGGCGATGCCGATGACGACGGGCACGAACACGCTCGTGACGCGGTCGACGGTCCGCTGCACCGCGGCCTTCCGGCGTTGCGCGTCGTCGGCGACCGCCGCCATCTGCGCCAGGCGGGTCCGGGTGCCGACCGCGTCGGCACGGACGACGAGCCGGCCGTCCTGGACGAGGGTGCCACCGACGATCCGGTCACCGGCGGCGGTCTCGACCGGGACGGACTCACCGGTCATGGCGGACGTGTCGACGCTGGCGGCACCGTCCGTCACGGTGCCGTCGACGGGGACCCGGCCGCCGGGGCGCACGACGACGTGGTCGCCGACGCGGACGGCGCCGAGTGGCGTCGTGCGCTCCTCGCCGTCGACGAGGACCTGCGCTTCGGTGACGCCGAGGTCGCCGATGGCTTCGAGGACGTCAGCGGCGCGTCGGCGGCTGCGGCTCTCGAAGTAGCGGCCGGCGAGTTGGAACGTCACCATGCCGGCCGCGACGTCGAGGTAGATCGAGTCGGCCCCCGCGGGGGTCGTGCCGAAGCCGAGCCAGTAGCCCGGGGTGGTGGCCGGGTCGACGAACAGGGTCCAGAGCGCCCACCCGAACGAGACGACGGCCCCGAGCGAGACGAGCGTGTCCATGCTCGTGCTGCGGTGCCGCAGCCCGCGGAGCGTCGCCCGGTGGAACGGCCATGCCGCCCACGTGACGATCGGGACCGCGAGGAGGACGCAGAGCGCCTGCCACCCCGGGAACCGCCAGGCGGGCACGAGGGCGAGGATGATCGTGACGTCGCACAGCGGGATCGTCAGCAGCGCCGCGACGGTCAGGCGTCGGCGGAGCGTCGTGGTCCGGGTCTCCGCGGCTCGTGCGCTCCACGCGTCGTCGCCGGGTGTGTGCACGGCGGCGGTGTAGCCGGCGCGCTCGACCTGGGCGATCGCGACCGGGGCGTCGGCGGGTCCGAGCCCGCTGACGGTGGCGCGTTCGGTGGCGAAGTTGACGGAGGCGGTGACCCCGTCGAGCTTGCCCAGCCTGCGCTCGATGGCGTTGGCGCAGGCGGAGCAGGTCATCCCGCCGATGTCGAGCTCGAGGCGTTCTCCGACGAGGGGCGATGTGGTCGTGGTCACGGTTGCTCCCGGTGATCGGTGACGATCAGCGTCGGCCGGCCGTCAGCGGGCTCGCGATCGGTGGACGGGCCCGCGTCGTCGCGGGTGGTGAGTCGGCCGAGCAGGGCGTTGTACTGCTCGTGGTCGTCGTCGAGGCCCCGGTCGGCGTGCCGGTCGGTG from Curtobacterium sp. MCLR17_032 encodes the following:
- a CDS encoding response regulator transcription factor; the encoded protein is MIRVVIADDHPVVRAGLRALLDNDDGIEVVGEAATADEAVVLAASTDPDLVLTDLQFGAGRSGADATRAIRAADAPPYVLVLTNYDSDGDILSAVEAGASGYLLKDAPPEELLAAVRAAAAGESALAPAIAGRLLARMRAPRVSLSVREIEVMQLVAGGASNGDVAARLHITDATVKSHLVHVFSKLGVSSRTAAVSEARSLGILR
- a CDS encoding sensor histidine kinase, which encodes MAHSTLTPVFVGLRTGLHVLFAALLALVVVRVVVVQDDTVWAESGLAALFAVLYVLGARVATVRGRHRALVGALWIAALTTVWVALLVLVPEAAYLVFPLFFLYLHVLPRVVGPVAVVVATAIAIVALGVHGGFTVGGVIGPLVGAGVALLIGLGYRALAREAAEREALVAELLATRDLLAATERQQGVLTERARLAREIHDTVAQGLSSIQMLLHAAEAADGDRPGIDHIRLARSTAADGLADTRRFIRELAPPSLDAGLAAALGRLSQQWRRDGLRIEVSVPTGGADLTMDVQTALLRIAQGAVANVAQHAGATTVDIGLTLSPTEATLVVHDDGVGFDRDRVGLDTATSDSFGLRAMAERVEQLGGGLTVDSAPGRGTTVTAVVHRGAA
- a CDS encoding ABC transporter permease, which encodes MFVAWRDLRSARGRFVLIGSVVALITLLVGFLAGLTGGLATQDVSAVLGLPGDRLVLQQPVDGKPSFSESSIGTSTVAAWRDTAGVDGVTPVGIAQGRATGARGSSAVALFGVPHGAPGSMTTDLAPTTDDTVGLSSGAAADLHVGVGDRVTITGTTYRVATVGGDAWYSHTPVVALSPDAWAQADRRLGGDGTATVLAVSGTPDWAAAAARTHTAAASPLMSLPALQTFTSEVGSLGLMIVMLFGVSALVVGAFFTVWTMQRSADIAVLKALGASDASLVRDALGQALVVLVVGIGVGIGLVSVLGALAGGALPFLLSPLTTALPASVMVVLGLAGAAVALRTVTRADPLTALGSNR
- a CDS encoding ABC transporter ATP-binding protein yields the protein MIRLDDVTLTYPDGDSRTTAVDHVSLSAPDGVVTGITGPSGSGKSSLLAVAATLIRPDSGHVWIDDVDAAALTRNEATALRRTEIGIVFQQSNLVPALTAREQLLVMAELGGDGHRRRAAVRRRADELLDAVGLAEHGGKRPAQLSGGQRQRVAIARALVNEPSVLLVDEPTSALDQERGAAIMALIAQLTHEQRTATLLVTHDLGHRGTLDGLVTLVDGSITDVAQPAVAPLMATGAR
- a CDS encoding heavy metal translocating P-type ATPase, producing the protein MTTTTSPLVGERLELDIGGMTCSACANAIERRLGKLDGVTASVNFATERATVSGLGPADAPVAIAQVERAGYTAAVHTPGDDAWSARAAETRTTTLRRRLTVAALLTIPLCDVTIILALVPAWRFPGWQALCVLLAVPIVTWAAWPFHRATLRGLRHRSTSMDTLVSLGAVVSFGWALWTLFVDPATTPGYWLGFGTTPAGADSIYLDVAAGMVTFQLAGRYFESRSRRRAADVLEAIGDLGVTEAQVLVDGEERTTPLGAVRVGDHVVVRPGGRVPVDGTVTDGAASVDTSAMTGESVPVETAAGDRIVGGTLVQDGRLVVRADAVGTRTRLAQMAAVADDAQRRKAAVQRTVDRVTSVFVPVVIGIAVLVAAGWLTSGAPVATAITNGVAVLIIACPCALGLATPTALMVGVGRGGQLGVLIKGPDALEASGRVDTVVFDKTGTLTTGRMTLTAIDTFSTDADTALTTAGALEAASEHPIGKAVAAAATARVGAPGPVEDFVAHAGLGASGSVAGRRCVIGRRALLEDTGVVVSDRVAAVAAEREASGATVVLLAVDGAVAAVLTVQDTLRPGAVEAVTQLRALGLRTVLLSGDSETTAAAVGAEVGVDEVIARVLPDEKAGHVERMQADGHHVAMVGDGVNDSAALATATLGIAVVQGTDIAMKAADVIIVREDLRAVVDAVQLSRRTLRTIRVNLVWAFGYNVAAIPLAAAGLLNPLIAAAAMALSSTLVVSNSLRLRSYGRS